A genomic segment from Nonomuraea helvata encodes:
- a CDS encoding DUF397 domain-containing protein, translating to METDNELLTAAWRKARASGSNGGSCVEVAPLSGGRVAVRDSKDRGGPALVFTAAEWAAFQDGMGKGEFTF from the coding sequence ATGGAGACTGACAACGAACTGCTCACGGCCGCCTGGCGCAAGGCCAGGGCATCGGGGAGCAACGGCGGCAGCTGCGTCGAGGTCGCACCCCTCAGCGGTGGACGCGTCGCCGTGAGAGACAGCAAGGACCGGGGCGGCCCCGCCCTCGTGTTCACGGCGGCGGAATGGGCTGCCTTCCAAGACGGCATGGGCAAGGGCGAATTCACCTTCTAG
- a CDS encoding helix-turn-helix transcriptional regulator — protein MTANGQESRLRARAEYGARMRKFRTSHGLSQERLAAAPGVTYSESQIGAVERGKRTPSEAFTEEIERVLGLNGELKELLPDIHTDLGPVWFRPWPGIEAAAHTIRTSEPLVIPGLLQTEGYAEQVLLGEPGTTREQVHKAVKVRLKRQAVFDEPNPPMYSTLIDESVLFRPIGGAEVMRKQLAHLVTVMKHPCITVRVVPLSAGMTTGLLGAFEIAQVDGSPDAAYLESALTGEVITHIDKVRALGVRWDALSSMAHPVNVSEKVIREMMERYGD, from the coding sequence ATGACGGCAAACGGGCAGGAGTCCCGCCTACGCGCGCGAGCGGAGTATGGCGCACGAATGCGGAAATTCCGGACAAGTCATGGCCTGTCGCAGGAACGCCTTGCCGCAGCTCCCGGAGTCACCTACAGCGAGAGCCAGATCGGCGCCGTCGAGCGCGGCAAGCGCACGCCGAGCGAGGCTTTCACGGAGGAAATCGAGCGCGTTCTCGGGCTCAACGGCGAACTGAAGGAACTCCTGCCCGACATCCACACAGACCTGGGACCCGTATGGTTCAGGCCATGGCCGGGCATCGAGGCCGCGGCCCACACCATCCGGACGTCCGAGCCGTTGGTGATTCCCGGCCTTCTCCAGACGGAGGGATACGCCGAACAGGTTCTGCTCGGCGAGCCCGGCACCACGCGAGAACAGGTGCACAAGGCCGTCAAGGTCCGGCTGAAGCGCCAGGCCGTGTTCGACGAGCCGAATCCGCCCATGTATTCGACCCTCATCGACGAGAGCGTGCTATTTCGACCCATCGGCGGGGCAGAGGTGATGCGCAAACAACTCGCACACCTGGTCACCGTCATGAAGCATCCGTGCATCACCGTACGCGTCGTCCCCCTGTCGGCGGGGATGACCACCGGTCTGCTGGGCGCGTTCGAAATCGCGCAGGTGGACGGCTCTCCCGATGCCGCCTATCTGGAGAGCGCGCTAACGGGTGAGGTGATCACGCACATCGACAAGGTCCGAGCCCTTGGGGTGCGGTGGGATGCGCTGAGCAGCATGGCGCATCCCGTGAACGTCAGCGAGAAAGTCATTCGCGAGATGATGGAGAGGTATGGAGACTGA